Proteins encoded in a region of the Takifugu flavidus isolate HTHZ2018 chromosome 8, ASM371156v2, whole genome shotgun sequence genome:
- the tcf15 gene encoding transcription factor 15 — MMTFAMFRPVATHLIYSDLTVTSEDDENRSESDGSSEQSYCGSSEKRRRISRTLEGETAVVMKQRSAANARERGRTQSVNTAFTALRTLIPTEPVDRKLSKIETLRLASSYISHLANVLLLGDGGAEEQPCLGAVHAQAESGAQQPRSICTFCLSSQRKGMKDAKDCFKMRGLAPLRMRR; from the exons ATGATGACTTTCGCCATGTTCCGGCCGGTGGCGACACACTTGATCTACTCGGACCTCACGGTCACGTCGGAGGACGACGAGAACCGCAGCGAGAGCGACGGCAGCTCGGAGCAGAGTTACTGCGGCTCCAGCGAGAAGCGACGGCGGATTTCGCGCACGCTGGAGGGGGAAACGGCGGTGGTGATGAAGCAGAGGAGCGCGGCGAACGCCCGGGAGAGAGGCAGGACCCAGAGCGTCAACACGGCCTTCACCGCCCTCCGGACCCTCATACCCACCGAGCCCGTGGACAGAAAGCTTTCCAAAATCGAAACTCTGCGACTGGCCTCCAGCTACATCTCACATCTGGCCAACGTGCTCCTGCTCGGGGACGGCGGCGCGGAGGAGCAGCCGTGCCTCGGCGCGGTCCATGCGCAGGCGGAGAGCGGCGCGCAGCAGCCGCGGAGCATCTGCACATTCTGCCTGAGCAGCCAGAGAAAAGGg ATGAAAGATGCTAAAGACTGCTTTAAAATGCGAGGGCTGGCTCCGCTGCGGATGAGACGCTGA
- the LOC130529990 gene encoding thyrotropin-releasing hormone receptor-like produces the protein MEHTTAFQRVAQVGNLTEMPLNPLEQQVVTIFLTVLICVVGIGGNIMVVLVVLRTKHMVTPTNCYLVSLAAADLIVLVAAGLPNISDVVAFWIYGYTGCLCITYLQYLGINVSSCSITAFTIERYIAICHSIKAQFLCTVSRAKRIIAGVWVFTSLYCIMWLFLVDTDETVYTNGVVVTCGYRVSRSLYMPIYFLDFTLFYVIPLTVATVLYGLIARILFMSPLPSHLSDREGGGSVHQGHTSSTNRGNKGAIFARKQITKMLLVVVVLFALLWLPYRTLVVVNSFLNPPYHNTWFLLFCRMCIYTNSAVNPIIYNLMSQKFRGAFQNFCKCDWQHEEKVAEFRVPMYYSVMKDSSRESNEPVTEQEEVSGQITERVTVADEDRSTFICS, from the exons ATGGAGCACACGACAGCCTTCCAGCGCGTGGCTCAGGTGGGGAATTTGACAGAAATGCCTCTGAACCCTCTCGAGCAGCAGGTCGTAACCATATTCCTGACCGTCCTCATCTGCGTGGTGGGGATTGGTGGGAACAtcatggtggtgctggtggtgctgcgcACCAAACACATGGTGACGCCCACCAACTGCTACCTGGTCAGCCTGGCTGCTGCCGACCTCATCGTGCTGGTGGCGGCGGGGCTGCCCAACATCTCAGACGTGGTGGCCTTCTGGATATACGGATACACGGGATGCTTGTGCATCACCTACCTTCAGTATCTGGGCATCAACGTgtcgtcctgctccatcacggCCTTCACCATCGAACGCTACATCGCCATCTGTCACTCCATCAAGGCCCAGTTCTTATGCACCGTTTCCAGGGCCAAGAGGATCATCGCGGGGGTCTGGGTCTTCACCTCACTCTACTGCATTATGTGGCTGTTCTTGGTGGACACCGATGAGACCGTCTACACCAACGGCGTCGTGGTCACCTGTGGCTACCGGGTGTCCAGGAGTCTCTACATGCCCATCTATTTCCTGGATTTTACCTTGTTCTATGTGATCCCGCTCACCGTGGCCACCGTGCTTTACGGGCTCATCGCCAGGATTTTATTCATGAGCCCTCTGCCCTCGCACCTCAgcgacagagaggggggaggctCCGTCCACCAGggtcacaccagcagcaccaacaggggCAACAAAGGGGCAATCTTTGCAAGGAAGCAG ATCACAAAGATGTTGTTGGTCGTGGTCGTCCTCTTCGCCCTGCTCTGGCTGCCTTACCGAACGCTGGTGGTGGTCAACTCCTTCCTCAACCCGCCGTACCACAACACCTGGTTCCTGCTCTTCTGTCGGATGTGCATCTACACCAACAGCGCCGTCAACCCCATCATCTACAACCTCATGTCTCAGAAGTTTCGGGGGGCGTTCCAAAACTTCTGCAAGTGCGACTGGCAGCACGAGGAGAAGGTGGCAGAATTCCGGGTGCCGATGTATTACAGCGTGATGAAGGACTCCTCCCGTGAAAGCAACGAACCCGTGACGGAGCAGGAGGAAGTCAGCGGACAAATAACCGAAAGGGTCACCGTAGCCGATGAGGACAGGAGCACTTTCATTTGTTCCTAA